A single region of the Gemmatimonadaceae bacterium genome encodes:
- the folD gene encoding bifunctional methylenetetrahydrofolate dehydrogenase/methenyltetrahydrofolate cyclohydrolase FolD translates to MPAKLIDGVAIARSVRDRVARETAALKSLGITPGLAVILVGDDPASATYVRSKGLASEEAGIHSSAIRLPAETTQAELLARIDELNLNESIHGILVQMPLPPQIDPDAVILRVDPAKDVDGFHPVNVGKLLIGQRDGFVSCTPAGVIELLRAAHVETAGKECVIIGRSMIVGRPMAALLVQNTEPGNCTVTVCHSRTRDLRSHTLRAEILIVAAGRAGLVTGDMVRPGAVVVDVGMNRIPDASTRSGSRLVGDVDFSSVREVASKITPVPGGVGPMTIAMLLSNTVLSASRFADARTHAAGRGTPQAAAVHA, encoded by the coding sequence TTGCCCGCTAAGCTGATCGACGGAGTTGCAATTGCGCGCAGCGTGCGGGATCGCGTCGCGCGCGAAACAGCGGCGCTCAAATCACTCGGCATAACACCGGGTTTGGCGGTCATTCTCGTTGGCGATGATCCAGCGAGCGCTACGTACGTGCGGTCGAAGGGGTTGGCGAGCGAGGAGGCAGGAATACACAGCTCGGCGATCCGCCTTCCGGCGGAGACCACGCAGGCGGAGCTGCTCGCCCGGATCGACGAGCTCAACTTGAATGAGTCGATTCATGGCATCCTCGTCCAGATGCCGCTGCCGCCGCAGATCGATCCGGATGCAGTCATTCTTCGCGTCGACCCGGCGAAGGATGTCGATGGGTTTCATCCCGTGAATGTCGGGAAGCTGCTGATTGGCCAGCGCGACGGATTCGTCTCGTGTACCCCAGCCGGAGTCATCGAGCTCCTTCGCGCCGCTCACGTGGAGACAGCGGGGAAAGAGTGCGTCATCATCGGCCGGAGCATGATCGTGGGGAGGCCGATGGCTGCACTGCTCGTTCAGAACACCGAGCCCGGCAACTGCACGGTCACGGTCTGCCACAGTCGCACCCGAGACCTTCGCTCTCACACGCTGCGCGCGGAGATTCTCATTGTTGCAGCGGGGCGCGCGGGCCTCGTGACGGGTGACATGGTTCGTCCCGGCGCGGTTGTCGTGGACGTAGGGATGAACCGCATTCCCGACGCCTCAACGCGCTCGGGGTCCCGCCTCGTGGGCGACGTGGATTTCTCTTCCGTCCGCGAAGTCGCGTCGAAGATCACGCCCGTCCCCGGCGGAGTCGGACCGATGACGATTGCGATGCTGCTCTCGAACACGGTGCTGTCCGCATCTCGCTTTGCAGATGCGCGCACACACGCGGCTGGCCGAGGCACTCCCCAGGCAGCGGCGGTTCACGCATGA
- the xseA gene encoding exodeoxyribonuclease VII large subunit, with the protein MRPRLTPEDFATSMPLLGFPKAPPGSTRETAICITDLNNSTKQLVEETFGHFWVRGEVSDFKRHRNGHWYFSLRDKTAQISCVIWSSDQRRMPASPDDGMQVIALAQLTVFPGRGSLQLRVIRIDADGDGLWRKAIAETVERLRADGLLERERKRALPLYPRCLAVVTSANGAALRDIISVATRRRPGIEIVVACAAVQGDSAPRELRAALSRVRRWKGVDVMIIGRGGGARDDLRAFNDESVARAIAACEMPVISAVGHEIDTTVCDLVADVRAATPSAAAERAVPALADLDAALRARRGKLIAALTHRTSFARADVRTTARDLRTAAVRIVDKRRSVMSGAAGRLNALSPLATLSRGYGVARRPDGEALTSATQFAAGESFNLTLRDGVVDATVENVRAKRGNT; encoded by the coding sequence ATGAGACCTCGCCTCACCCCTGAAGATTTTGCGACCTCGATGCCGTTGCTGGGCTTTCCGAAGGCACCGCCAGGCTCGACGCGCGAGACCGCTATCTGCATCACCGATCTCAACAACTCGACGAAGCAGCTGGTCGAAGAAACCTTCGGGCACTTCTGGGTGAGAGGGGAAGTGAGCGATTTCAAGCGGCATCGGAACGGTCACTGGTACTTCAGCCTGCGCGATAAAACCGCGCAGATAAGCTGCGTGATCTGGTCCAGCGACCAGCGGCGCATGCCGGCGTCGCCCGATGACGGAATGCAGGTTATCGCTCTCGCCCAGTTGACAGTGTTTCCGGGCAGAGGCTCGCTCCAGCTCAGAGTCATTCGGATCGACGCGGACGGCGATGGACTCTGGAGGAAGGCGATCGCCGAGACCGTTGAGCGTCTCCGCGCCGATGGACTTCTGGAGAGGGAGCGGAAGCGTGCTCTCCCTCTCTATCCTCGCTGCCTCGCTGTCGTGACAAGCGCGAACGGCGCGGCTTTGCGCGACATTATCTCGGTGGCGACGCGGCGGCGTCCCGGAATCGAGATCGTCGTCGCCTGCGCCGCTGTTCAGGGCGATAGCGCGCCACGCGAGCTGCGTGCTGCGCTCTCGCGCGTGCGCAGATGGAAAGGCGTGGACGTGATGATCATCGGGCGCGGTGGAGGAGCGCGCGACGATCTGCGCGCGTTCAACGACGAATCAGTTGCTCGCGCAATTGCCGCCTGCGAGATGCCGGTCATCTCCGCAGTCGGTCACGAGATCGACACCACAGTGTGCGATCTCGTTGCGGATGTTCGCGCAGCGACACCTTCGGCAGCGGCGGAGCGCGCGGTGCCGGCGCTTGCCGACCTCGACGCTGCGCTTCGCGCTCGACGCGGCAAGCTCATTGCCGCACTCACCCATCGAACTTCATTTGCGCGTGCCGACGTGAGGACCACCGCGCGAGACCTGCGGACTGCGGCAGTCCGCATCGTCGACAAACGCCGGTCAGTGATGAGCGGAGCTGCCGGCCGCCTCAACGCCCTCAGTCCTCTCGCCACGCTCTCGCGCGGTTATGGGGTCGCTCGTCGCCCGGATGGCGAGGCGCTCACGAGCGCCACCCAGTTCGCGGCGGGAGAAAGCTTCAACCTCACTCTCCGTGACGGGGTTGTCGACGCGACGGTGGAGAATGTCCGGGCAAAAAGGGGGAACACGTGA
- a CDS encoding protein kinase: protein MTAAQPISESTVVGGRYKIEHEVGRGGMAVVYRAHDTRHDRPVAIKVLHPEVAAALGTTRFFQEIRLAARLNHPHIITLHDSGETDGTLYYVMPFIDGDNLRARLDKQGRLPADEAVDLAQQIASALDYAHRLGVVHRDIKPENVMIYEGEALVADFGIAKAVSVAGGANLTNTGFAIGTPAYMSPEQAAGQTDLDGRSDEYSLACVLYEMLTGEPPFTASTPQALIAKRFTDTPRPVSAIVPAIPEYVSVAVRRALSRDASDRFPTAADLSIALEPQQKKVDEKPSIAVLPFSNMSTDPENEFFSDGIAEEIINALTKVQALEVVSRTSAFAFKGKNLDMREIGRQLGVKTLLEGSVRKAGNRLRVTAQVIDVDTGYHLWSERFDREMADVFAIQDEIAENIVKALRVVLSKREESAIKAARTSNVRAYEYYLRGRHLFHQWRRESWDGADDMFRRAIALDPDYALAYTGLADCSATRYMYFSGGEEALQQADAASRRAVDLDPTLAEAHAARGLALSCQKRLDEADQELKRAMELDPTLYEAPYYYGRMLQMQGRFAEAAGYFDRAASLREDDFQAAGLAHTIYRDLGRTEDMIRAAKRCVDAARREIAVSPGDSRALQLGALALHDLGDTKLSKEWADRAIEVDPNEVSTLYNIACLFSISGDQDRALDLLERAVDLGWSRAEWLKADPDFTAVRGHPRYLALLERLGG from the coding sequence ATGACCGCAGCACAGCCCATCTCAGAGTCAACCGTTGTCGGCGGCCGCTACAAGATCGAGCATGAGGTCGGTCGCGGCGGCATGGCCGTGGTCTATCGCGCGCACGACACGAGACACGACCGCCCGGTTGCGATCAAGGTCCTGCACCCCGAGGTCGCGGCCGCACTCGGCACGACGAGGTTCTTCCAGGAGATACGTCTCGCCGCGCGCCTGAATCACCCGCACATCATCACGCTGCACGACTCGGGCGAGACGGACGGCACGCTTTACTACGTGATGCCCTTCATCGACGGGGACAATCTCAGGGCAAGACTCGACAAGCAGGGAAGGCTTCCCGCCGACGAGGCTGTGGATCTCGCGCAGCAGATCGCGAGCGCCCTCGATTATGCGCACCGGCTCGGCGTCGTTCATCGCGACATAAAGCCGGAGAACGTGATGATCTACGAGGGTGAGGCGCTCGTCGCCGATTTTGGAATCGCGAAGGCGGTCAGCGTAGCCGGTGGGGCAAACCTCACCAATACCGGCTTCGCGATCGGAACGCCGGCCTACATGAGCCCCGAGCAGGCGGCGGGACAGACCGACCTCGATGGCCGCAGCGATGAATACAGCCTCGCATGCGTTTTGTACGAGATGCTCACCGGCGAGCCTCCGTTCACTGCGTCAACGCCCCAGGCGTTGATTGCGAAACGCTTTACCGATACGCCACGCCCGGTGAGCGCAATCGTTCCCGCAATTCCGGAATACGTTTCGGTCGCTGTTCGGCGAGCGTTGTCGCGCGACGCGAGCGATCGATTCCCGACCGCCGCCGATCTCTCCATTGCGCTCGAGCCGCAGCAAAAGAAAGTGGACGAGAAGCCGTCGATCGCGGTGCTTCCATTCAGCAACATGAGCACCGATCCTGAGAACGAGTTCTTCAGCGACGGAATTGCCGAGGAGATCATCAACGCGCTGACCAAGGTGCAGGCTCTCGAAGTCGTCTCGAGAACGTCTGCGTTCGCGTTCAAGGGAAAGAATCTCGACATGCGTGAGATCGGTCGGCAGCTCGGCGTGAAGACTCTTCTCGAAGGCAGCGTCCGGAAGGCGGGGAACAGGCTCCGCGTCACCGCTCAGGTCATCGACGTCGACACGGGCTATCATCTCTGGTCCGAGCGGTTCGACCGCGAGATGGCGGACGTGTTCGCTATTCAGGACGAGATCGCCGAGAACATCGTCAAAGCCTTGCGCGTCGTTCTCTCGAAGCGAGAGGAGTCTGCGATCAAGGCGGCGCGGACGAGCAATGTGCGCGCGTACGAGTATTACCTTCGCGGCCGTCATCTCTTTCATCAGTGGCGGCGGGAATCCTGGGACGGGGCCGACGACATGTTTCGTCGGGCGATTGCTCTCGATCCGGATTACGCCCTGGCGTACACGGGGCTCGCCGACTGCTCGGCGACCCGCTACATGTATTTCAGCGGCGGCGAGGAGGCACTGCAGCAGGCCGATGCGGCGAGCCGCCGCGCCGTCGACCTCGACCCCACCTTGGCCGAAGCCCACGCGGCGCGAGGCCTCGCGCTCTCGTGCCAGAAGCGTCTGGACGAAGCCGACCAGGAGCTCAAGCGCGCGATGGAGCTCGATCCGACTCTGTACGAGGCGCCCTACTATTACGGACGAATGCTTCAGATGCAGGGTCGCTTCGCTGAGGCTGCAGGCTACTTCGATCGCGCTGCCTCACTCCGCGAAGATGATTTTCAGGCTGCGGGACTGGCACACACTATTTATCGCGATCTTGGTCGCACCGAGGACATGATAAGAGCCGCAAAGCGGTGTGTCGACGCGGCAAGGCGCGAGATTGCGGTCAGTCCCGGTGATTCACGAGCGTTGCAGCTCGGAGCGCTCGCGCTGCATGACCTCGGCGACACTAAGCTGTCGAAGGAATGGGCTGATCGCGCGATCGAAGTGGACCCGAATGAGGTCAGCACGCTGTACAACATTGCCTGCCTGTTCTCCATTAGCGGCGACCAGGATCGGGCGTTGGACCTGCTCGAGCGGGCGGTCGATCTCGGGTGGTCACGTGCGGAGTGGCTGAAGGCTGACCCCGATTTCACCGCGGTCCGCGGCCATCCGCGTTATCTGGCGCTTCTCGAGCGGCTCGGCGGCTGA
- the rpsO gene encoding 30S ribosomal protein S15 gives MAFQKTATVEKYRTHGTDTGSAQVQVAIITENINYLTDHFRAHAKDHHSRRGLLKMVGRRRRLLDYLKRTDLESYRKIIADLGLRY, from the coding sequence ATGGCATTTCAGAAAACAGCTACCGTCGAAAAGTACCGTACACACGGCACCGACACCGGCTCGGCCCAGGTCCAGGTTGCGATTATCACCGAGAACATCAACTACCTGACCGACCACTTCCGGGCTCACGCGAAAGACCATCACAGTCGTCGCGGATTGCTCAAGATGGTCGGAAGACGTCGCCGCCTGCTGGATTACCTCAAGCGGACCGACCTCGAGAGCTATCGCAAGATCATCGCTGATCTTGGACTCCGTTACTAA